The window tcccttttatttcctccttcattATCCTAGTCAGGTATCCCTTTCACATGCCTAACTACTATTCCCCTCTTCACAAATACAACATAAAAAACCACATAGCatgttgggttggttttttttaagcccCTTCCCAGGTTGTCATAGGAAATGTAAATACTATATATGTCACAGTTACAGGAATTGGAAAGCACTGTGTCCAGACAAAATCCAAAATTTGAAGTGAAATTTTCTGTAAAACTCAaatgtaggggcggctaggtggtgcagtggatagagcaccggccctggatttaggagtacctgagttcaaatccggcctcagacacttaacacttactagctgtgtgaccctgggcaagtcacttaaccccaattgcctcactaaaaaaaaacaaaaaacaaaaaaacctcaatgtAGACAAATAATCAAACCCTGCAAAGCCTCATAtgattgtgtgtgtttgtgtgtggagagagagagagagatgggcttGCTGCCCACCATTAACATCATGATCACTACAAAGaacagtatttttttctgaatgactGATTTCCACAAAGTTAGAGAACTTCGTCCATATATTTGCAGCCTTGGAGTAGACCTGCCAAGTGGAAAAAGCATTCAATTTGGATTAGCAGtcttttgttcttctagttccagctctgttctgtgatcttgggcaagtgacttgtcttctctagaccaaagcttcttaaaccgtggGTTGCAGCCCTATGTGGGGTCGTGTAACTGAACACGggcatcatgaaaaatttggcaacaataaaaggttatatacacctatattatatacctatatacccagggtcacataaaaatttctcaggcaaaaagtggttgtgagtggaaaaattttaagaagctctTCTCTAGAActgagtctcctcatctataaaatatgggggAACTAGACTTAGAtattctctgaggttccttccaactctgaaatattAGGACTCCTAAATGGAGTGCACATTTCATTCTCCTGCCTTTCCTAGGTTTGAACACCATTGATGTTGCTCATGATACATTCATTGACTGTGCTGTGAAATTGTGTTGGCTCAAGTTTATGAATCTCAATGAGACTAGCTTATATAGCATGTCAGCCTGGTATGAGGCTCATAAATCTTTTGTTACCAACAAGTAAGGGACAGGATTTAGAATTATTAGAGAAACAGTTGATAAATTGACTGTTATTGTTAATAGCATGGATTCATATATAGTATATTCATGTAGTGTGCTACCTACAAGGcaagttcagaggaaaaagtagaaCTTTTAAGAAATGATGGTCATATTCATAGCTTTGTGGTCTTCgaggtgttttttcttttttttttttgaggcaattggggttaagtgacctagaGCCTAGGCCCCTTATGTGTGAAAATATATCTAGATTTTTGCTCAATAAACAAGAATTTTCTGACAGTGTAAACTGTCCAGAAATAAAATGGGCTTCCCCATCACTAAGTCTTCAAGAGGATGATAGATGTAACTTCCTGTGGACGAGATCTTGCTTAAGGTTAGATAGatgaaatagatgacttctaaaatcACTTCCAGCTGTGAAATGTTATAAATcttgttataattatataatttatattttgaaaatattataacctgctttttaaaaaatcaatttcatcatcaaaagcttttaaaagaaaataacctGCAGTCTTTACTATTTGTCAGAATAACCTATTGAAAAATGAGTCAGAGCAGTGATGTTGGTCCAACCTCTCTGATTTACCAACTCAAATCATTTTCTTTGGGTAGACAATCTACTAATTTTCTAAGTTTCAGAAAACTGAATACTGCAAATTATTCTTATCATCAAGCAGTGAAATATGTGGTAGCTACAAAAATTACTAGCATGAAGGAATCACATTTTTAGTTTGAGGTCAAATTTCCATTTGTCTAATGCCAAACTTCTTATAGCATTTGGGGTAGAATATTTTCATGAAGAACTTtttgtaatgggatattactaaAAAATGTGCTTGTTTAATCATATTATACtttattatgtcatttttttaatttcctcttgtGTTATTAGGTGGAAAATGGTTGATCTTCAAAAACTACCTGAATATCACCAGCATAACCTTTGCTGACCGTGGGCTTTATACTTGTCTAGTCACCTCTCCAGTCCATGCTTCTTATTCTGTCACCCTAAGAGTTATCTTCACTTCAGGAGACATGAGCATCTACTACATGATTGTTTGTCTGATTGCCTTCACGATAACACTTATCTTGAATATTACACGTTTGTGCATGATGAGCAGCCACCTTCGAAAGACTGAGAAAGCCATCAATGAATTCTTTAGGACAGAAGGTGCAGAGAAGCTTCAGAAGGCCTTTGAGATTGCCAAACGCATCCCCATCATTACTTCAGCCAAGACCCTAGAACTGGCCAAAGTTACACAGTTTAAGACCATGGAGTTTGCCCGCTATATTGAGGAACTGGCGAGAAGTGTTCCTCTCCCACCTCTCATTCTTAATTGTAGGGCATTTGTAGAGGAGATGTTTGAGGCAGTACGGGTGGATGATCCTGATGACATGggagaaagaatcaaagaaagacCAGCTCTCAGTGCCCAAGGTGGTATCTATGTCATCACTTCAGAAATTGGACGTAGTAATTCCCCAGAAGGAGATTCAGAGGATGGCTCCCTGAATGAGCAGGGCCAGGAGATAGCAGTTCAGGTGTCTGTTCATCTCCAGTCAGAAACTCAAAGCATTGGTACAGATTCTCATAACAGCTGTCATTCCAACCCATCCGAAGAGGTAGGATCTCCTGAACTCAACTCTAACTGCAAAGAGGGGGCATCTGAAAGTTAACGTTTGATATCTTCACACCAAATGGGGGAAGGTATCTAGGAGAGCACACCTGCCTCTGTCAACAATGACAAACAGCAGTTCCTGGGCTTTTTTTGCAGAATGAAAATCGCCAAATTTCATAGAGGGGAATGCAATTGTTTTCTTGTTTGATGGTCGTCAGCTCCCCAAATTTTTTTCAGACATAGATTCCTTGAATTTTAGAGCTGTAAAAAAATGTTAGAAATCGTTGTGGCATAGTGAGAAATCAGATtagaagtcagaagacccagaGTTGTAGTCTTTGCCCTTCTATTGGTAACCATGAACAATTACTTTATCTCGTGGCCTCAGTAAAATAAGGGGatcaaactagatgatctctaagccaCTTTCAAGCTCTAAAGTTCTGTTAGCCATTTTCTCTAAACCAGCAAAATCTTTAACAcatcccaattaaaaaaaaaacaatctttccCTGAGTCTTTCACTACCAATTTAGGAAAGGGCCTAGAGCTTGACTTTGTTCCTTTGTTTAGATGTCTACTCTAATGTCATGATGCCAAAAGATAGGATTTGGgaggttgtttggtttttttccccaaatattttatcaCATGGATAGTGAAATTATATGTCCTTGGCTAAATCTCTATGATGAACTATGCTTGTATATTTGTTAATATACAAGATAAAATTAATATCCAGATAATATAGGATACTAATTTAAATCCATGAATAAATTACTCTGAATAAATTGTTCCCATTCGAAAGGTCTATTTGTTTTTTAGGTCACTGGGTTACCATTTAATGCATTGAAGGTAGTAACTTACCAAATGGTCCATTCACAAAGGTAATTTCACCTAAAAGaactttttctttgatgttttatTTGAATAAGATACAAGATCCGACTGTCTTTCTCTGGTATAAATCATGAgatattaagatttttaaataattgttcagactaacttttttttccagatattCTGGGCCTTGGGAAAAGATTGCATGAGAGAAATCCCATTCTAACCATTTCTCAGTCTTCAAAAGTCCATAGAGTAATTATCCTTAGTCATTTAAATATAGCAGTGAAGATTGTCTTTCGGTATCTAACCCCTATCCTCTAACCCCTCTAACCCTATTTGAATTTGGAGACAGGACTGCATTAGTGGCCAATTAGAAGAAATTCAAGAGGTTTACTAAGGAGTCTTAAACCTTTAATAAAATCTATGTTATGTTTACTTTTATACTTTGATGGGTCGATGATTTTACTGATGTTTATATATTTTCCACTAACTCACAGTTACTATGGCCAAAGAAATTCATTACCTGGAAAGCCAGCCTTTGGATGATAAGCCTCATCTGAATTTCCTGGGCTTTTGAATGACAGACACATAATCTATCactggtccctttcagctcagtgGAACCTGCTATGGGACTATCAGGCATGGTTTTAAAGGATCCAGgctcgggggtggctaggtggcacagtggataaagcactggccctggattcaggagtacctgagttcaaatccagcctcagacacttgacacttactagctgtgtgaccctgggcaagtcacttaacccccattgccctgcaaaaaaaaaaaaaaggatccaggCTCACCTCCATGACATGGTGAATCCATAGCAGTAGGATTTTAGTGGAAGTGGTTATATtactgtataaaaataaaataccagtTGGTCTTAGAATTATCTCAAAGCATGAATTTTGTAATGTGGGATTTGTGGTTCAGTTGTATATATGAACCATTCAGATTGCATTTCTTGTTTGAGATGTGGTGTTATTATCTCTCATAAACATGCTATACAGATTAATTTCTTTCAGTTCCTGAAAGTACAGtgccatataattttaaaaacttggCAACTAAAATGCTATTTAGTACCTcacatttctctcatttggcTTCCAATTATTGAAACATAACCGGAAAGAATGGCTCCTGAGGGAAACTTAGAGAAGATTTGATAAGCATTTAATTTCTGGTTTCACAGAAGTAACCCATCTGCCCTGGACAGGAACAGATCCATGTACAATTGTATCAGATGCCATTaaggataaaaagagatgatGCATCCATTTCCGAACTAGTGAAAGGTTGGGTATTCTTAGCTGATGAACCGATATAATTCTACAAATATTGTTTTTTCCTATAGATTTTGGCCGTGGAGCAAAGGTCTTTGATTTTGAACATCTGAAAGTTTCAGaacacttctttctcttttcccactaTTACCATAATGTTAGAAGAACAAACAAAATGCGTTTTATTTAGTTGACCTGGTACACTCTGTTTTATGTCCCAGATGTGGCTTTGACCTAAGAAGATGCAATTTGATCAGAAAATACATCTTTTTCTAGAACACAACTGCCATGTTACAGAAAATAGCTTTATATGGAATATTTTGCTGGGAGAAATTGAAGTGTTTTAGGAATGCTAATATATGGTCCATAATGATTACTTTCCAACAAAATGACACCCCagtttgatggattttttttctgcatAGTTTCACACTAAAGCATGCAATTTGATGAGAACTAGCCAACCAAGAAATATGTGAGAATATTTTGAAAGTATACAAGAATAACTTGGTTTTGAAGCAATTGTGGCTGCATAATTGTGAACAACCTAGAGAGAATAGTCCTCTTGGCAGTTAGTCTAAATCACCATTTAAGCAGAGATGTTATCTCAGgcatccttctccctttcctatctACCCCCTACCACCAGCATTATTAATTGATTCCCTGAAAATACATTGGGCAAAATTATGAGGATGTTGGATTCATAGCTCCAGCTCAAATTCAAATCATTGCCAGTCACTTTGCATCTCAGGCAAACAGATAaatgaggttttattttttaattttccaataTTATATTGAGGATCAATTATCATAGTAGTGATCTCAAATGTTTGATCTGAGCAATGTTATGCAAAGTAACCCTACATTGTTTAACACAtgttttcaggaagaagaaaccaTGTTTGTTATTATTCTCTGTATTTATTATTCATATGTTGTCAGGTTTTAACTTTTTGTAaaattcttaactttctgaactaaAACTACAGTTTCTGGACAATCACTGTAGTGTATTTATCTTTTTAGCCTGACTTGgttttttaaagattataaaaTGCTGTtctataatatttctaaaataatttcattatggacatttgtaatttttaaattgtattgtgGTTTATGAACAACCAAAAATGTTGTCTATCAATGGTAAACTTACAGAAtaaattttaccaaaaaaaatgaagaattttctcttttctcattaaaATCAAGAGCACTGTCTTTCAAGAAGATACTGGTTTAGTTTGCGTGCTGTCCAATTTGTGGCATTGggctttttgttctatttttacaACAAAAATGTTGTTATTACAACATTTTGTCATGTTTTAATGTCCTGGCCTCAGGCCCCTTGACCATCTGTTTCTTACCAACTGCCTAGATAAAGAACCCTTCTTAATTAGTTAATACTAAGTAAAAACGGTCCCAACACATACAGATAATCAGAATATGAAGTTGATCCCCAAATAAAATGATGAGTTCCAAACTATTTCAATCTATTTTCTCTGTGGCCTTTTCTAATCTCTAATCTATGTGCTTAAGTTTTGttatttggggggttttgtgtTTATATTGTAATTATATTCAACATATATTGTTATTTGTATATTGCTGACTTGTTTTTCATCACTTCCATcagtctttctatttttttaattgttcatgtTAGTAATTTTTATGGCAGGGAAGTATTCAATTACTTTGATTtatcataattttattataatttagcAAACCATCCCCTAGACTTTGAACatattgtttccagttttttaccATTACAAATGATCCAACTGGGCACATTTTTATACACATAAGCACTTTTTATGTTTTAATGATATCTTTAGAATATGTATAGTCCCAGTGGGATTTGAGTCAGAAGGTATGTTCAATTTCGTAATTGACTTTTCCAAAAAACTTGGATGATTCTACAATCCCATTTATAACACAACAGTCTTTATCTCCCCACAACCTTGGCAACATTGTACTTTATAGGTTTTGCCAGTTTGATTATCAGCTGATACAAAGTTGTTCTGATTTTAATTTCTATTGTTGTTAGGAGAAGCAGCATGTTATAGTAGATAGAtggtcttggagttaggaagacctgtaaTTCAAGTCCAATATCTGACATatatactgcctatgtgacccacCCTAGCAGTGCCCTTGGCAGTTCTCAAAGTCTATAACCATTTAACCATTAATATTGGAGTCAAGGAGCAGGAAACAGCAATGAACAGGGAATCAGGAGACAAGTTCAGAAGCCAGCTTCCCACTTCTTAGTAAACCTGGTGACTCTATCTGTGTAATTTTATGTTCAGtaaatttatttatgtataatttatgttcaGTAAATGTTATTGCCATCTCTGTCCAAACAGACTAATATTATAGTAACAACTCACATTAATAAAGagctttttttcaattaacataaCTTATTTCccatttccacacacacacacacacacacacacacaccattgagGGGATTGGGGATGGGGGCGGGGCCggaacccttgtaacaaatgtcaagtaaaacaaattcttatGTTTACTGTGTCCAAAACATTAATTCTTGCgggtttacatagcacttaaccTTATAACTTTGCCGTAAAATATGGCAAgtattagttttattttgtaaAGACAAGGAAACAATACAGGCTAAATTACTCCAGGGGTCACATAGTAAGGAAATGAAGCCAGAGCAGAAGTGATGGACTGGGAGTATAGTGAGGAATAGAGAGCCTAGAGGTCATGGTAAGAATAAAAccaaagcgggggggggggggtggcttaGGAAGAGTAAGaaatttcagttttgttttgttttgtttttttcagggcagtgagggttaagtgacttgcccagggtcacacagcttgtgtcaagtgtctgaggccggatttgaacctgggtcctcctgaatccagggttggtgctttatccactgtgccacctagctgctcccaaaatgtCAGAATTCTTGATCAtggaagcaaaacatttttgaatgaTGGGAAGACTGAGAATGTGACAGAAATGGAATAAAGTTTGGTCATAGGATCTGAGAAAATTAAGGAATTAGGAGGCCTGAGTATTTGAGAGAATATCAATATGTATCTCAAAATCTCCTAGTATGTGGGCAGAGGTTGGGGTAGAGAGGAAGACTAAGAAAGTGACTGAATtctttgagaaaggaaggagaatgatcTGGGGGCCAGTACTTAAGTGCTACCAGGATCAGGATTGGGTGATGTATCTGACTTGTGTAAActtcagagaggagaggagattcTAAGTGATGGTGGCAGGAGGATCTgaaagtggcaatgggga is drawn from Dromiciops gliroides isolate mDroGli1 chromosome 2, mDroGli1.pri, whole genome shotgun sequence and contains these coding sequences:
- the MFAP3 gene encoding microfibril-associated glycoprotein 3, yielding MKPHYCLFTLVVNAIIPAASFLDDIEYNGTIAVETNHTTYNVSFHPAFEISSNSHTNGDFIIAKEGTSVLIECLLTTSHYEDILWYNSKGLLLDQEGGGGKWLIFKNYLNITSITFADRGLYTCLVTSPVHASYSVTLRVIFTSGDMSIYYMIVCLIAFTITLILNITRLCMMSSHLRKTEKAINEFFRTEGAEKLQKAFEIAKRIPIITSAKTLELAKVTQFKTMEFARYIEELARSVPLPPLILNCRAFVEEMFEAVRVDDPDDMGERIKERPALSAQGGIYVITSEIGRSNSPEGDSEDGSLNEQGQEIAVQVSVHLQSETQSIGTDSHNSCHSNPSEEVGSPELNSNCKEGASES